One genomic segment of Drosophila melanogaster chromosome 3R includes these proteins:
- the CG43732 gene encoding uncharacterized protein, isoform B, with protein sequence MSNSAMVAVAICCILVLLAVFIVIIIVVGQTIEEPK encoded by the coding sequence ATGAGTAACAGCGCCATGGTGGCCGTGGCCATATGCTGCATCCTCGTCCTGCTGGCCGTCTTCATCGTGATCATCATAGTGGTCGGCCAGACCATCGAGGAGCCCAAATGA